One window from the genome of Jeotgalibaca sp. MA1X17-3 encodes:
- a CDS encoding helix-turn-helix domain-containing protein, producing the protein MARKHTEAELLHFIGLHLKGVPYQTLVDQHHLKLSNTTFMNYVHRYQDHGMEGIRYQKNYRSYSKEFKQKIVAEYLQTGYGFSYLAIKYNIPSKITVNKWVNRYTEGKENETYSPKSEVYHMTGIKKTYEEKLKIVEDYIDNRLTYQEAAEKNQVSYNNIYSWVNKYKKHGPKGLEDNRGRGKPTEIQTAEERLKAEVETLKARNKWLEMENDALKKRRKIAGSLKSQESDKKRNI; encoded by the coding sequence ATGGCTAGAAAACATACCGAGGCAGAACTGTTACATTTCATTGGTTTACACCTGAAGGGTGTTCCTTATCAAACGCTTGTCGATCAGCACCATCTAAAACTATCTAACACCACTTTTATGAATTATGTCCATCGGTACCAGGACCATGGCATGGAAGGGATCCGCTACCAAAAGAATTACCGCAGTTATTCGAAAGAATTCAAGCAGAAAATTGTGGCTGAATATCTACAGACGGGTTACGGCTTTTCATACTTAGCCATTAAATATAACATTCCGTCGAAAATAACGGTAAATAAATGGGTAAACCGGTATACTGAAGGAAAAGAGAATGAGACGTATTCTCCGAAATCTGAGGTGTACCACATGACGGGTATCAAAAAAACATATGAAGAAAAATTAAAAATTGTAGAAGACTACATCGACAATCGCCTGACTTATCAGGAAGCAGCGGAGAAAAACCAGGTAAGTTACAATAACATTTATTCCTGGGTGAACAAATACAAAAAGCATGGACCGAAAGGTCTGGAAGACAACCGGGGCCGCGGGAAGCCCACAGAAATTCAAACAGCGGAAGAACGTTTGAAAGCAGAAGTAGAGACACTCAAAGCTAGAAACAAATGGCTGGAGATGGAGAACGATGCTTTAAAAAAGCGCCGAAAGATCGCTGGGAGTCTCAAATCTCAGGAGTCAGACAAGAAGCGGAATATCTGA
- a CDS encoding TRAP transporter substrate-binding protein produces MGILSLLFLLSACSPSQDESTAKRIIRIGHNQSQNHPTHIGMLEFESFIEDNLGDKYDIQLFPSELLGTQTNMVQLTQTGAVEITVASNSILETFNDQFEIFNLPYLFDSQEAYRAAMDDPEIVGEIFEGTRESGFVTKAWLDAGIRNFYVTDKMIEEPSDLQGLKIRVQQSPTNVRMMQLLGGSATPMGFGDVYTAIQSGVIDGAENNELALTENGHGDVVNYYSYTMHQMIPDEVIVNVAFLDSLDEEEEAIFEEAFQIMQDTQHASWKEKVEVAKETAQDKMGVTFNYPEIKPFKDAVLPLHEETLERNPTLKPVYQAIQQKVDEINKQMEGENEE; encoded by the coding sequence TTGGGCATACTTTCCTTATTATTCTTGTTATCAGCATGTTCCCCTTCGCAAGATGAATCTACAGCGAAGAGAATCATTCGTATTGGCCATAATCAATCTCAAAATCATCCTACTCATATCGGAATGTTAGAATTCGAGAGTTTTATAGAAGATAACTTAGGAGATAAATATGATATTCAATTATTTCCTAGTGAACTGTTAGGAACACAAACAAATATGGTTCAATTAACTCAGACGGGAGCTGTTGAAATTACGGTTGCCAGTAACTCCATTTTAGAAACATTTAATGACCAATTTGAAATTTTCAACTTACCCTATTTATTTGATAGTCAAGAAGCTTATCGTGCAGCGATGGATGATCCAGAAATTGTTGGTGAAATCTTTGAAGGAACACGCGAATCAGGATTTGTTACAAAAGCTTGGTTGGATGCCGGTATTCGGAATTTTTATGTAACCGATAAGATGATTGAAGAGCCGAGTGATTTACAAGGATTAAAAATCCGTGTACAACAATCACCAACAAACGTGCGTATGATGCAATTACTTGGTGGTTCTGCCACTCCTATGGGGTTTGGTGATGTTTACACAGCTATCCAATCAGGAGTTATTGACGGCGCTGAAAACAACGAATTAGCTCTTACAGAAAACGGGCATGGGGATGTGGTTAATTATTATTCATATACCATGCACCAAATGATTCCCGATGAAGTAATCGTCAATGTAGCTTTCCTAGATAGTTTAGACGAAGAAGAGGAAGCAATTTTTGAAGAAGCATTCCAAATTATGCAAGATACCCAACATGCTTCTTGGAAAGAAAAAGTGGAAGTAGCCAAAGAAACAGCACAAGATAAAATGGGCGTTACCTTTAATTATCCTGAAATTAAACCTTTTAAAGATGCAGTTTTACCGCTTCATGAAGAAACTTTAGAAAGAAATCCTACACTAAAACCTGTATATCAAGCAATTCAACAAAAAGTAGATGAAATAAATAAACAAATGGAAGGAGAAAATGAAGAATGA
- a CDS encoding TRAP transporter small permease, with amino-acid sequence MKKLRSILDQMMRIFNAAVFALLTLLTVWQVLTRYVLNNPSTWSEELASYLFAWVTLLGAAYVFGKREHMNIPVVVDMLSPKVQHYLAILSEIIIFIFAAVVLIYGGISITLLTMGQATSSLPVQMGVFYAAIPISGLFTATYSILNIYDLIKGNPIETKSVETKLPVDERQA; translated from the coding sequence ATGAAAAAACTAAGATCCATTTTAGATCAAATGATGCGTATCTTTAATGCCGCAGTGTTTGCCCTACTCACCCTTCTCACTGTTTGGCAAGTACTAACTCGCTATGTGTTGAATAATCCTAGTACATGGTCAGAGGAATTAGCTTCTTATCTCTTTGCATGGGTTACCTTGTTAGGTGCAGCCTATGTGTTCGGAAAGCGCGAGCATATGAATATCCCGGTTGTAGTTGATATGCTTTCTCCTAAAGTACAACATTATCTCGCCATCCTTTCAGAAATTATTATCTTTATCTTTGCGGCAGTTGTTTTGATTTATGGAGGAATCAGCATTACACTCCTCACTATGGGACAAGCAACGTCTTCTTTACCCGTCCAAATGGGAGTTTTTTATGCGGCAATTCCAATTAGTGGTCTATTCACGGCTACTTATAGTATTTTAAATATTTATGACTTGATTAAAGGAAATCCTATTGAAACGAAATCTGTAGAAACTAAATTGCCTGTTGACGAACGTCAGGCCTAA
- a CDS encoding TrkA family potassium uptake protein, translating to MNKEFLVIGLGRFGGSVCKELYELGHQVLAVDIDEMKVEEFSKFSSQAIVADASNENVLQSIGVENFDYVVVAIGDNLQASILCTLLLKELGVKNVLAKAQDENHKKLLAKIGADRIIQPELDMGIRIANQIRSDKLEDYIELSDEYSISELNVSEKLSGRSISELDIRANYNCTILAIKRNGDMNIAPAPKDQLWAGDIILVIGSNEDILIFEEKGL from the coding sequence ATGAATAAAGAATTTTTAGTAATTGGACTAGGTAGATTTGGTGGAAGTGTCTGTAAAGAATTATATGAATTAGGACACCAAGTTTTAGCAGTTGATATTGATGAAATGAAAGTAGAAGAATTTTCTAAGTTTAGTTCACAAGCAATTGTTGCGGATGCTTCGAATGAAAATGTTCTGCAATCAATTGGCGTAGAGAATTTTGATTACGTAGTTGTAGCAATCGGTGATAATCTTCAAGCAAGCATTCTTTGCACGTTACTTTTAAAAGAATTGGGAGTCAAAAATGTTCTTGCGAAAGCACAGGATGAAAATCATAAAAAATTGTTAGCAAAAATTGGAGCAGATCGAATCATTCAACCCGAATTGGACATGGGAATACGAATTGCAAACCAAATCCGATCCGATAAATTAGAAGATTATATAGAATTATCGGATGAGTACAGTATCTCAGAATTAAATGTTTCCGAAAAATTATCCGGTAGATCTATTAGTGAATTAGATATTCGCGCTAACTATAATTGTACGATCTTAGCTATTAAACGTAATGGAGATATGAATATTGCTCCAGCACCAAAAGATCAATTGTGGGCAGGAGACATTATACTAGTGATTGGAAGCAATGAAGATATTTTAATTTTCGAAGAGAAAGGTCTTTAA
- a CDS encoding TRAP transporter large permease — MAIQSLIIMLVVLALLLVLGIPIAVSIGIAAVTAIMPTMSLDTTVITSAQRIFSGTSTFTLVAIPFFILAGNIMNQGGIAKRLVGFVQALVGKIPGSLLLTNVGANALFGAISGSASAAAAAVGGMVREGEEEAGYDMDLAAATNAASAPSGLLIPPSNALITYSLVSGGTSVAALFLAGYLPGILWAAMCMFVAFIFAKRKGYTGDTGPFDWKRLGKSSLEAILPLSLIVIVIGGIVIGVFTATEGSAIAVVYALFLSMVVYRSINFKDLYRILIDSAETSGMVVFLIGVSNILSWVMAFTGIPQAIAAGLLGVTDNPLIIMLIINVILLVAGTFMDVTPAILIFTPIFLPIAISFGMSPIHFGIMLVYNLCIGNITPPVGNTLFVAIKVGKTSLAKVVPYMVGYYVAILLGLLLVTYVPALSMWLPQLAGLL, encoded by the coding sequence ATGGCTATTCAATCGTTAATTATCATGCTAGTTGTTCTTGCACTATTGCTAGTTCTCGGCATCCCAATCGCAGTTTCTATTGGAATTGCAGCAGTTACAGCAATTATGCCGACGATGTCGTTAGATACAACTGTTATTACGTCCGCTCAAAGAATATTTAGTGGAACGTCTACCTTCACTCTCGTTGCCATCCCTTTCTTTATTCTGGCGGGGAATATTATGAACCAAGGAGGAATTGCAAAACGACTCGTTGGATTTGTTCAGGCTCTTGTCGGTAAAATCCCAGGTTCTCTCTTGCTAACGAACGTAGGAGCAAACGCACTCTTTGGAGCCATATCTGGATCAGCATCAGCTGCGGCTGCCGCAGTTGGTGGTATGGTTCGAGAAGGTGAAGAAGAAGCTGGATATGATATGGATTTGGCTGCGGCTACTAATGCAGCTTCTGCTCCTAGTGGACTCTTAATTCCACCCAGTAACGCACTGATTACATATTCTCTTGTATCTGGTGGGACGTCAGTAGCTGCTTTATTCTTAGCTGGATATCTTCCAGGGATATTATGGGCAGCTATGTGTATGTTTGTTGCGTTCATCTTTGCAAAAAGAAAAGGTTACACAGGAGACACAGGTCCTTTTGACTGGAAACGCTTAGGTAAATCATCTCTTGAAGCCATTTTACCTTTATCCTTAATTGTGATTGTTATTGGTGGAATTGTTATTGGAGTGTTTACTGCAACGGAAGGATCGGCAATTGCTGTTGTTTATGCATTATTTTTATCAATGGTTGTCTATCGTTCGATTAACTTTAAGGATCTATATAGAATTTTGATTGATAGTGCAGAAACTAGTGGAATGGTCGTATTCTTAATTGGAGTAAGTAATATTCTAAGTTGGGTAATGGCCTTTACAGGAATCCCACAAGCAATTGCAGCAGGACTTTTAGGAGTTACAGATAATCCTTTGATTATCATGCTCATTATTAACGTTATTCTGTTAGTAGCGGGAACGTTCATGGACGTAACTCCAGCTATCCTGATTTTCACACCTATTTTCTTACCTATCGCTATTTCTTTTGGAATGAGCCCGATTCATTTTGGTATCATGCTCGTCTATAACCTATGTATTGGGAACATTACTCCTCCTGTAGGAAATACACTTTTTGTCGCTATCAAGGTCGGGAAGACCAGTTTAGCGAAAGTGGTTCCTTATATGGTTGGGTATTATGTAGCCATTCTATTAGGCTTACTACTAGTAACTTATGTTCCTGCTTTGTCTATGTGGTTACCACAACTGGCTGGTTTACTATAA
- a CDS encoding IS3 family transposase: protein MAGDGERCFKKAPKDRWESQISGVRQEAEYLTIEELKHKYPITHLCDILGIARSSYYKWLKREPSEAELKRLKLMRAIKEIHEAFGGIYGYRRMTIFLNFFRRAEVNHKCIHRLMKIMGIAAVIRRKRKNYVPHKAVHVAENLLNRQFHAEHPMEKLLTDVTEFRLTNGTKRYLSAIYDLGSKKIVAYKTSHRNDNPLVLDTLKQILGDIKPETTLIHSDRGSQYTSHAFNQTIKNHEIIHSMSRVSKCIDNGPMEGFWGTLKVEMFNLDTFDTSAYLDQKIKAYIAFFNNERVTLNMGLTIPTEEKILQMIA, encoded by the coding sequence ATGGCTGGAGATGGAGAACGATGCTTTAAAAAAGCGCCGAAAGATCGCTGGGAGTCTCAAATCTCAGGAGTCAGACAAGAAGCGGAATATCTGACTATTGAAGAATTAAAGCATAAATATCCGATTACCCATCTTTGCGATATACTGGGCATTGCCAGATCGAGCTATTACAAATGGCTGAAACGTGAGCCTTCAGAAGCCGAATTGAAGCGCCTAAAATTAATGCGAGCGATTAAAGAGATCCATGAGGCTTTTGGAGGAATTTACGGCTACCGGAGAATGACCATCTTTCTAAACTTCTTTAGAAGAGCAGAAGTGAATCACAAATGTATCCATCGCTTAATGAAAATCATGGGGATAGCAGCAGTCATCCGTCGGAAGAGAAAGAACTATGTGCCACACAAGGCCGTACATGTAGCGGAGAATCTGTTAAACCGTCAGTTCCACGCAGAGCATCCCATGGAGAAGTTACTGACTGATGTCACGGAGTTTCGGTTGACCAACGGGACGAAACGTTACCTGAGCGCCATTTATGACCTTGGGTCAAAGAAAATCGTGGCTTATAAAACCAGTCACCGCAATGACAACCCGTTAGTACTGGATACACTAAAGCAGATTTTGGGTGATATAAAGCCTGAAACCACCCTGATCCATAGCGACCGCGGTTCCCAGTATACCTCCCATGCTTTTAACCAGACGATTAAAAATCACGAGATCATCCATAGTATGTCCCGCGTCTCGAAATGTATTGACAACGGCCCTATGGAAGGCTTTTGGGGTACGCTCAAGGTGGAGATGTTTAACCTGGATACGTTTGACACATCAGCGTACTTAGACCAGAAAATCAAGGCATACATCGCGTTCTTCAATAATGAACGCGTCACTTTGAATATGGGGTTAACGATTCCTACGGAAGAGAAGATTCTACAAATGATTGCATAA